The DNA region GTTGTGTACGCAGCTAACTAATTTATGAAAGTTGATTAGCTGCTTAAGTAGTCAAATTAATTGCCGGGTCTTTGCTGGGTGGCCTGTGCGGCCTTCAAAGGTGGTCCGAGTTGCCAGTCATCTAGTAGACTCCCTGGGTTGACAATGCCAAGGCCACTCTTTGTAGGGCCAAAAGGGTTCTGAGACAGTGACGAACGAATACCACCGTACCGAGATCCCGGAAATAGCCGCACCCGCATCTGATCCCAGCCAGCATTGCAACTTCCAGGTTCCCAAATCCCGGTCGTTTTGAACTTTGAAGCTCTCGACCACAGACGACGCCTGCTCCCCGGGCCACGATCTTTTACCAGccctcctttttcctcttcctcttcgtcgcaAGGGAAAATCCAATTGGGTCGAGACCATGGCCACCAGACTGCTGTTTCAACGGGTAAGTCTTTGTCCCGGATGCAGCTACCTATCCATCCCGCCTTGCACCTAGCGTCATATATACATCTATCTACAAATCGCTAACATgtctctcctctccagcgAGCCGCGCCATTGACGGCCGCCGTCCTCGTCGGCAGCATCgccttctctccctccctcgcccatgCCGAAGCCCCCAACGGTCGTCAGTTTGTACGTCAAGCACCTCTCTACCAAACCATACCATCACCCCACTAACACACGCCCCAGCCCAGAAAACCCAtctacgacgacgacctcgacgacctcctccccacctccaaaaccctccccgctccccccaagccagcagcaaccgagccaacaacaccctccacctccctcatcaccctccccaccacctccgaaCCAGCCGTCATCAAAAAAGAAACCCCcaccgacctcctcgcccagcgAATCCGCTCCGCCCGCCTCTACCTCTACCACCACTCCTGCATCCTCGAAGACGCAgtcaactcctccctctcccgcgcCTTCGACCTCGAGCAATCTTTTACTTCCACCATCTCCGGCCTCGCCCCCGACCGTGCCTCAGGAGAAAAGCTCATGCCCGGAGCCATCTATGTCCTCGTAGCCGGAATGGCAGGCAGCATTGTCGCCCGCAACAGAaacgtcctcctccgcacGGCGACACCCCTGGCGTTGGGCATCACCGCCGCTTGGACCGTCCTCCCCGTCACGATGACAAATGTCTCGGAGCTGCTGTGGTATTACGAGAAGAAGGTACCTGCGGTGGCGGAGGCGCATCTGCAGgttagggagggggtggagaagggTGTTTACATGGCAAAGGTGCATGCCGAGCTGGCGCAGaggaagattgaggagggggttagggaggttagggaggggttggaggggtgggttagGAAGGGGAAATAAATGAAAAGGGGGATGGTTGTGTGTTGTGAGGTagacaaaaaggggggttgggaaaaaGTGATATGTGTACCTAGCCTGGGAGAAGGGGTAGCAGAGGCGGTAGCGGAATTATCCCTCTTGTATCAATACGTAGAAAGCTTGCCATTTTTTAAAAGTCAGAAAAGGCTTGGGGGGTAGAATTATACTGTTTCTCTTTTGAATTGTGAGAAATTGACTCTCAACTCTTATTTGCGGTATGTTCATGTAAGTGGTGTGGTCTATTATGTACAATTCTCATCTAACTAATATCCCGTTTCTACAGTGCTGTATCCTTGTATATACCCATTTTTGCTACCCAAACCTTCAAATCCCCTTGACGTTATTCCCCCCTGTTCCAAAACTCCCATAAAACCTCAACGCCCGCTCATAAGTCCACATGGTCACCGCGCTCGCCGGCGCAGCCTTGACCAAGCTCACCGTCAACCCCCtatacaaccccctcaccccctcccgcgCTACAATCTCCCTCATCGTACCAAATGTCCCGTGGGTATACTCTGGTATATTCTTATGCACATACCCCCCCCTCGTCGGGCCCTGCACCTGTATTCTCTTTCTCACCAAATCCAACGGAAACGTCCCTGTTTTGGCAGTAACAGAAGCTATCGTCCCTGCCAATGCCCCGCCTGAACTGAAGGGAAGCTCCAGCTTTGACAATTTGGGACGGAGGGTCTCGTACACGGCGAAGAACGTCCCCATAAAGGGGATGATCTGTCCCAGGGCGGGGGCTAACCCCCGGAAGAAACCTTTGTACCCCTCCTGGTGATGGATCTGTCTgatggcggggaggaagCCCTTGTAGATTTTGTCATTGCCCTGGGCGGCGAAGCGGGTTCGTaggaggtcgagggggtAAGTGGCTGTTGTGCCTGTTGCTCCGGCTGCCGCGCCGGAGATGAAGGATTCtgctgatggggggagggtagACTCGCCGAGGGtggagtggaggaggagagtggtTTGGCGGTAGGTGGTGAACTGGACGGCGAAGTAGCAGAGGTACAGGAGTTCGGCGGGGAGGTTTCCTTTCCAGAGGCCGGTGAGGCCTTCAGACCGAAAtatggagaggagggtggggagggtgcctTTGTAGATAGGGGAGCCGTGGAGGTtgcgggtggagagggggtcggagagggagtgggtttggagttggaggcGGATTTTGACTACATCTAGGGGGGCTATGACGAAGCTATTCAGAGACATGGGGTtagggtgggttggggtatagaaaagggggtggaggaggtgaggagcATACCGAGAGACTACACCGGCTGtggcgccggcggcggtgacTTGGAGGCGGGTGCCTTCATCTTTGAGGCGGTCGCCTGGTTTGGCTGACATTCATTCAGTGGGGGGTGACGAAGGTGTCGTCGTTAAAGATATGACGAGCCAAAgagaggatgacgacgcAGGGATGGTTGATATGCAGGCGCACGCACTAGGACAACAAGCTTTTTGCGCCTCTTTATTTTGGTCCGTCCGGTGTCTGTGGGTGATCTTCAAGGAAGGTAATGGGAAGCTCGATCAAGCTGCAGTTGTAGCTTTGGGCAAAAAAGCAAGATGCGTTGCTAGAGCCTTCCAGAGCGATTGCGTGTTCAAAAATGGAAAAAATGCACTGAAGACAGCTCGGTAAGTTGCGTGTATGCTTGGAAATGCAGCTACATGAATCTCATGTCCTCATACGCCAGGGGCGCGGCTTATCGCgattgatggtggtgttgtgtaTTTTTGGACCTCAAATCTGAAGATATCAAAAGCAGTGACGACATTGCTGTCAGTTGACAGGGGGctataactttttttttctgctggTTGAGGGAGCGCACGGAACAAGCCGCCGCCTAGATCTCTTGACCACCTAAACCACGAGTCCAAAGCCATATTGTGTATCACCCCGATCTGCAGTGTGAACACACGCGGATGGACAACGACCGACTGACGAGCGCAGCGATTGACGAGATAttcagaagaagagcaaagaTCCATGGGGATCTGAGAACAGATGCATTGCATGGAGCAGAAAGAGGCGTCTTATCTGCATCCGACATCCCGAATCCACCTCGCTCAAGCGTCGGCAGCCTTTTCACCGCGAGCCGGGGCAGTGTCGGCAGCTCTCTCTCACAGGCAGGCACCTTCCCCGCGACCACTGGGCTCCGCCGTCATTGCAGCACGGGGTGCAATAAGTCGAGCTCTGATTGGTTCCATCCGCCCGAATCGCAGCTTAGCGGCGGGACCCACCTCAACTTGGCTGAAATGCCCTGAACTCTCAGCGGGTCAGCGGCCACACGGAAGGGCTTTGTTACATCAGAGTCGAGATGCACGCCTTAACACGCCGTTCCTCCGTTCCCGTGTGAGGTTCGAGTGGGGTTCCGGACCCTCATGTTGAggttcctcctcgtcgtgAAACCTACAGGCCACGGCAACTTCGGCCGATTTCACCCAGATATCAAGACGTCGTCCCCCTCCTGCGCTATCGCTAGCCACAGGAGAGTCTGTCCTCTCTGCATCTCTCTGCGTCTCTCTGCATCTCTCGTCTCGCCGTGTtgctcatccaccacccaaacatTCATCTGCATGACGAGTTAGCGGCATGTGATCTTGTTTTACACCTGCCCTGCGTATGAGACATTCTGGCACGGCCCCTGGAGCCTTCATATAGACGACCTGGTTCTTCCATCTTCTTGCTTTTTTATACAATATCAGCTCAGTCCCACTCAGATCCGCTACTAtccacctacctacccccCCTTAACACTTCACCTCatccaacaaacaaccacatcaatTACGCATCAGGATGACTTCACAACAAATCTCGCCGCCAGACTTTGGCAGACTTGTAACACCCCTCCTCTCGGCTCTCCCGGGCGCCTCCGTCTCAACTCAGCCACCCAGCACcgtcctcccactcctgTCCCCAATCCTCAGACAGCGGGTGAAGCTCATGTCAGAAGCCAGCCAAGAACCATGGATCAGACTGTTGACATATGATACCGCCAAGGTGTCCAAGTTGACCAGCATTGCGCAGAGCGGCAGTTTGGAACCGCACCCAGTATCCGGCGAGATCGAGCTGGACTGGGACTACAATGTGGAGATCAGATATAAGAGGCTAGACGAGGAGACTCTGCAGGCACTTGTCGTTCTCAAAGATTTTGATCTGTTTGTTCGGCTGGTGTACTGCATAAACGATGCcgatggtgaggggggacCCAACGGATGGCGAACTGGCGAAGTTGgcacagccagcagccaCTCACCACTGACCGAGTTTGGCGGCTTCCAGAGCGTCTCGGAAGCTGAGGCGGCATTCCAGGCGACCAAGGCGGGAGGAAACAGGCAGCCCAGCACCAACGGTATCCGGGGAGTGGCGGTAGCTATGAACACTAccgctcaagaagaagaggacgatgacgatgactACTGGGCTCGCTATGACGCAACACCCGCCAGAACCCCAGCCATGAAGCAATCCCCCGCTCCGCAATCCATGCGTCCTGAGCAACCGGAAATCCAGCGTACGCAATCGGCTGAAGACGCATATTACGCCCAGTACGATGATGTCCAGCCCGCCATGGACCCACATGATCccgacgaggaggttgagcaaGTCGAGGCGCCCCCACCACTGGGCATAAACAGACCGGCTGGCTCCCGTGACTGCGGTGGACTCAACGAAATGACCGGATCGTGGACATTGGAGCCACCAAAATCACCTTCTGTCCGCTCAACCCGGTCgcaggaggatgaagagaggACGGCAAACctccttcatcctcgtcctgcCTCCAGCGCCAGCTCCAACGGGTCATTGACAGTTGCCAAACTGGAAGAGAGCGCAGAGCGTCGCGAGCAGAGTGAGTTTGGTGTTAAGCAGCACATCTCCAGGAGTATCAGGAGTTTGTTTCTACTTTCACGGTCGGCGGGGATTGACAGCGCCGAATTCGAACGGATGGTCAAGACTGAGATGGATGTGTTGAGcatggtggaggatgatatcTGAAGTTGCTCACCAGGGACTTGTACATATATGACTGATGGAGTTTTTTGGCATATTTTTTTCTGCGTGGGATTTTTTCATGTCTGGCATTGGTGTTTAGAGAATGGGTTTTGGTGGTAGGGGAGTTCCGTTTTCATGAATCGTTCATCCccttggatgagggggggttggtttggttgagTTGCATCAAGGCATTTTCCTTGTTGACTAATTTGGTCTTTGAGGGTTTGTGGGCTTCGATGGGTAAATGTGTTGTCAGAGTTATGGGCATTATGGTTCATTTACGAAGATATCAGAAATAGTTTTGGGAATGAAACACTTTCAAAGACGAGCTAAAGAGAGAGTTGGTGTGagtgtgttgttggttctTCAAACGCTTGGCTCGACCAGGGCTGGTTAGGGTGCTCTGACTGCCTTGACTTACAACCTCCAAGGGAAGAGAAGGTATGCATGCTCGAGTTGAACTTCCCAAAGACATTCATCACACATGAGAAAACGAAATCCTCTCTTCATTGAAGAAGAGATCTGCCTCATCAAAGTCCCCGACAACACAACTGAGAAACCCACCCCATGCAAccaagggttagggtcagTTACTCATAAAGCTTAAACCCTGCAAAGCTGCCTAGCCAATCAGGCAAAAGCCGCTCCGTGCCGGGCGGGCAATTCAGAAAAAAGTTCCCAAGTTGAGTTGTGAGGCTCGATTGACAAGCGTTGGCCCATTGGCGATAGCGACAAGGGACGAACGACAATCCGACAACCTCCCtccacacaccacacacacacacattcaCCATGCTGCGTCCAAGGTTAAGGATACCGCGggcctcctcgccctttgccctccccgcctcccggTCGTCAACCGCTGGCCAGCTCCTGCCCCTCGCCTACAGGTCATCATACCACACCGTTCCCGTGCTGGAGAACATCCCAGAGAAGGAATCCGAAGATGGGCAGAAATACAGGTCAATCGACGGGTTCCTGTCCCCTATGGCTTTCACGACCGCCTGGGATTACTACCAGACCCATGTGTTGTCCAACTTGAACCGTCTCTGTGCTGGTACGTTTTCTTCTAACTGCCCCATGTGGGGGAAGGACTATAGCtgattttggtggtgggaatagaaaccaacaacgacagcctcctcctcaaagacGTCGTCCTCGCCACGGCCCGCGACCCGGCCCAAGCAGCTACTTTTAATTATGCCTCGGCGGCGCACAACAaccacttcttcttcaagtgCCTGTCCCCTACCGAGACAAAAGCCGAGGACATGCCAGCTCAGCTGAAGGACGCTCTCGTCAAGTCGTTTGGCTCGCTCGACGCGCTCAAGGAGCTGATGGTCAACACGGCCACTTCCATGTTTGGTCCCGGGTTTGTCTGGCTCGTGCGGAGCGACAGGCCCAAAGACCCGCACCAGTTCCGGGTTTTGACGACATACTTGTCTGGCTCGCCTTACCCGGCCGCACACTGGCGGAAGCAGAGCTTGAACACTGCTACGGATGTTGGGGAGTCGAGCGAGAGGGGGATTCAGGCGGGGAAGCAGTATTTGGAGAATAGCGCTCGGGGTGCGGGGTGGAACGCGAGCGCGTATAAGAAGGATGATTTTGCGCCCGGGGGGGTGCTTCTGGAGCCGGTGCTGTGCTTGAACACGTGGGAGCATGCGTGGTTGTTTGAgtatgggtttggggggtcgCCGAAGAGTGTGTTGGATAAGGTCAAGGGGGCAAGCGGGGGTGGCGGAGAATCAGAAGAGTGGGAAGGAGGTATAtgcggagaggtggtgggattTTGTGAATTGGAATGTGGTGGATAGGTTGGCTTTTCCGGGGGGAACGAAGATAtagatggatgggatggggggaaacCTGCCCCTGGGgatgggagaagagggaggggggggttggaggaatTTGTTGTGTATAATATGATGGATGGGGCTGATGATATCATGTCGAGCCCTGGTAGAGAAAAAtaggggaggaaggggggtggtggatttgtACAAATATTTGAAAAACAATAGAATCTGTGTACAGTGGTTAGTGTGTCTCGAGAACATGTGGTTGGTGTGCCTTTGAAAGCATACAGCTGTGTCTTTTAAGGATGATGAATACTCCTCGGCGGTATCTCGAGTGCTGCCCCTTTGATGCTTAGAATGCTGACAACTCATCTACTCGACAAGACTTTCCTTTTTAACCAAACAAAGGTTGGCACCTTCCTTCTGGCAGTCACTGCCTACCAGAATCACACGTGAAACTAGAATTGTGCGGCTGCCTGTCCTCGTTCTTGCAGTTCAAAGGCACGAGGAAGGTGCACCTGGCCAGAGATGAACGTCATGTAGATGCCAGACCACAAGCTCAAATCTTCCTCCTGCAACCCATTGCCAGACCGTTCAACCACAGCTTTTAACTACGGTACCGTCCACATCCATTTCATCCACATTCGTTACAGCAGCatttcacacacacacacacacacacacaactgTTAGCCTGAACAAGCCATACgcttcaccagcaccactTAACCTGATCCGCCATCAGCCAATCCCCGGAAACTCAAGCCACCGTTGGGTTGCTGTGCTTGTGACCCCAGGCGAGCAAAAGAGAGCTGATGAATAGTCCACGCCTAACGGAAAGCTAAACCTTGTACTGTCAAACCAGAGATATATCAGTACCAAAGACAcacaaaaacacaaaaagaCAACGAGGCTGACACCGGGCCAAATCCAAAACCGCCACTGCTTTACGCGTACTTTCATTATCCCCTAACGCGTAGGAGCCAtgtcttccaccacctcaagcTTGTCCGACTCAGCCGGGCCCAAGCCAAGGCCACCATCCCCAGATTCCAGAGGTTCGTCTAGTCCTCCTCCGGTGAATCACGTCAACGATTAGAGGACGGAGAAGATGTTTCGCCAGGACATGTGCCGGGCGGTGGGGCTGTTGTCGGAATACAAGGCCCTTTGCAGGcaggtgaaggagatgagTTTGGAAAGACTGAAGGAGGGTTGGGCTTTGTCGGCGGAGACGAGATTGGGGTTGAATTGTTGTTTGTCTTATTTGACTGGGACGGGGCAGCATGAGGATTATGTCaagtgggagggagttgaggcGTGCGATGCCTGCGTTGGAGAATTGGATTTCGTTGGTGGAGTGGGAGGTTGATCGGGAGAAGTGcagggttgaggaggggggttggtgaggaatTTGGAGAGTTGGGAGGTGAgagatgggaaggggaagggggaggttaatggagggggtgttggggggtgaGTGAGGGAGATGTGAGTGAGAAAGATGTGAGTGAAGGAGAGGCGAGCGTGGGAGGGCCAGAGCGGCTTGTTTCCCTTCGTTCCATTCACTTGCCCAATCTGGTGTGGCAGGGCAAGGTTCTTACTCGTTGTCTCCAAAGGTTGGGGATGTGCAGCGTTATGCGAGTAGATACTGAATACTCTGGGAACAGAGAGCAGTCAGCAGAGTAATTCGACTCTAAATTTTAAGTGTGGGGGTTTTACTAAAGAGGGGGAGTAAGGGTCTTGTGGAGGTGATTGACGtcgggaggtggtgtttaAGCGGAAATACATACCTTGTGTATGGTCTAAAGGGGGATGCTGGCTAAAGTCATGAACAAAATCCAACAAGCGTATCTTTGTTATTCCAGAAGCTAGAGATTGTGTACAGTGCGGAGAAAAACAAGCTGATAGAGCAAAATCCAAGAGTCCTTTGAAGAGAGGCCGTCACTGATAGTTGATAGATCTGTGAGACTCCAAGCCATCCTTTGGGGCTTCCCAGAGAACCACCTGCCGGGACGCTTTTTTAATAAATACCTAAGACCCTCTAAAAGGTGGAACTTGATGGCTATCACACCTTGCGTATCTGCTTTGCGTGATCCAAGACAGTTGGGGGGACCTTGGCCCGCGAGTAGGAGAGAGTTTTGGGTGCCTGACCAGGTGCCTGCGCGTTTTCCAATCGAGCACAACGTGTGTATCAAGGGATTGAACGCGTGACGACGGAGTCGAACGCACTTCTAAGTGCTCACGGAATCGAATGCTAAAAATAGAAAACAAACAAGCAAACCTACTCCTCTTCTGTTTTTGTCTCCATCCACTTTATATCACGAGCATACCATCCacaatgatgatgaagaacaATTGAGGATTGTTCGAGAGAACCCCATCGGAAACAGCCTTGATGGCTTCCGTAGGATGTACACtctctcaccaacctcaataAACTCGACAAACAAACCTCAAGTATGATCATCGCAACTTCGACGCCCTGTGTTTTGCTAACCGTCATacagatgatgatgtcaaaAACAATGTCCGGAAGGGGTTGAACTTCGGGCGGAATGCATGGCTACCACCAAATCGGGTACCCCGGCGCCTCATCCTTTCCAAGTATGGGATTTCTATCGAATACGAAGCATCTTCAAAGCTGGCATGTACCGCCCTGGCCGACTGTATTGAAGGGCACAAACAGTTGCGGAAGAAAGCCGGCATCCTTCACCGAGataggttggatgaccaggaaatgGCCCACCCACAGAGGTGGCCCACATTGGCTTGAACTTACCAGTGCCATTTTCCACATTaaaccctcaacaaccctggACCTCCGAAAGCCCCTCCAACTTTATATTCCACCCCCAGAGGTCAAAAATGGAccatttctttttcttctttttgctccAGGTACCCATTAATGGCCAAATATACCGAGGAAGATCTCGCAAATGCCGAACAAGACATTCTTGCTGGTATAAGCCAGCGCCAAGCGTCCGACAAGCACGGGGTTCCACGTTCTACACTGAGGCACCGCATCTTAGGAATCCAGGTTTGCAAACAGGCCCATGAAAATCAACAGCGGCTTACTCAGGGCCAGGAAGACCTCATCGTTCAATGGATCCTTCGTCAGGAAAGCCTTGGCTACGCTCCCACCCACGCCAACGTAAGAGCTCTGACGGCCAGTATACTGGCTGAACAAGCCGATATCTACTCTATTGGGAAGCACTGGGTAACCCGCTTTATTGGCCGTCATCCCAGTATCAAAACGAAGGTGGGAAAGAAGATTGACTACGCTAGAGTTAACGAAGCTACCCCGGAGAATATTAATAAGTTCCTTGACCTATATTCTACCGTTGACTGGATCAAGCCTAAGAACAGGTATAACCATGATGAAGTAGGAATAATGGAAGGTCAGGGAGAGAACGGCTTGGTTGTGGGGTCTTTAATGAGGGATAAAAAGTCTGTATACGTCAAACAGAATGGAAAAAGGACCTGGACTACTATGCTGGAATGTATCTCCCAGGATGGGAGAGTCCTCCCCCCCGGGGTAATCTTCAAAGGCCAAGACCTTCAAAAGCAATGGTTCAAGTACCAATTCGATAAGGACTGGTAT from Podospora pseudoanserina strain CBS 124.78 chromosome 1, whole genome shotgun sequence includes:
- a CDS encoding hypothetical protein (EggNog:ENOG503P24Y; COG:S), whose amino-acid sequence is MATRLLFQRRAAPLTAAVLVGSIAFSPSLAHAEAPNGRQFPRKPIYDDDLDDLLPTSKTLPAPPKPAATEPTTPSTSLITLPTTSEPAVIKKETPTDLLAQRIRSARLYLYHHSCILEDAVNSSLSRAFDLEQSFTSTISGLAPDRASGEKLMPGAIYVLVAGMAGSIVARNRNVLLRTATPLALGITAAWTVLPVTMTNVSELLWYYEKKVPAVAEAHLQVREGVEKGVYMAKVHAELAQRKIEEGVREVREGLEGWVRKGK
- the TPC1 gene encoding mitochondrial thiamine pyrophosphate transporter (COG:C; EggNog:ENOG503NZKI), which codes for MSAKPGDRLKDEGTRLQVTAAGATAGVVSRFVIAPLDVVKIRLQLQTHSLSDPLSTRNLHGSPIYKGTLPTLLSIFRSEGLTGLWKGNLPAELLYLCYFAVQFTTYRQTTLLLHSTLGESTLPPSAESFISGAAAGATGTTATYPLDLLRTRFAAQGNDKIYKGFLPAIRQIHHQEGYKGFFRGLAPALGQIIPFMGTFFAVYETLRPKLSKLELPFSSGGALAGTIASVTAKTGTFPLDLVRKRIQVQGPTRGGYVHKNIPEYTHGTFGTMREIVAREGVRGLYRGLTVSLVKAAPASAVTMWTYERALRFYGSFGTGGNNVKGI
- a CDS encoding hypothetical protein (EggNog:ENOG503P06T), which translates into the protein MTSQQISPPDFGRLVTPLLSALPGASVSTQPPSTVLPLLSPILRQRVKLMSEASQEPWIRLLTYDTAKVSKLTSIAQSGSLEPHPVSGEIELDWDYNVEIRYKRLDEETLQALVVLKDFDLFVRLVYCINDADGEGGPNGWRTGEVGTASSHSPLTEFGGFQSVSEAEAAFQATKAGGNRQPSTNGIRGVAVAMNTTAQEEEDDDDDYWARYDATPARTPAMKQSPAPQSMRPEQPEIQRTQSAEDAYYAQYDDVQPAMDPHDPDEEVEQVEAPPPLGINRPAGSRDCGGLNEMTGSWTLEPPKSPSVRSTRSQEDEERTANLLHPRPASSASSNGSLTVAKLEESAERREQSEFGVKQHISRSIRSLFLLSRSAGIDSAEFERMVKTEMDVLSMVEDDI
- a CDS encoding hypothetical protein (EggNog:ENOG503NXSY; COG:J), whose protein sequence is MLRPRLRIPRASSPFALPASRSSTAGQLLPLAYRSSYHTVPVLENIPEKESEDGQKYRSIDGFLSPMAFTTAWDYYQTHVLSNLNRLCAETNNDSLLLKDVVLATARDPAQAATFNYASAAHNNHFFFKCLSPTETKAEDMPAQLKDALVKSFGSLDALKELMVNTATSMFGPGFVWLVRSDRPKDPHQFRVLTTYLSGSPYPAAHWRKQSLNTATDVGESSERGIQAGKQYLENSARGAGWNASAYKKDDFAPGGVLLEPVLCLNTWEHAWLFEYGFGGSPKSVLDKVKGASGGGGESEEWEGGICGEVVGFCELECGG